The Gossypium arboreum isolate Shixiya-1 chromosome 6, ASM2569848v2, whole genome shotgun sequence DNA window CTAAATATCTACTCCTACTATTGAAGGAAGAACAAAAGACCTTTTTTTCCTAATTGTtcaattttttatagtttttactgTAGACTTTTAGGACATTTTAACCCCCCAATACAAACCTAGATTATCTATATGTTTGggataaacattaaaattatatattaattttgattaaatgtacAATATTATACgtgaactttgattttgtgcaattttagacataaaattttgatttgattcaattttcacaaatcattgaaaacatcaTCGAATTAGCATTATTTTTACGTTGATATATTGCATACACAAATAAATATAactatttattttcatttctttaattatgtacaattgaattaaaattaaagtttcaactttcaagtatatatataaattgcaatttaagtttcatatatataattgtaccaaatcaaatttatgtatcaaattaCACATTACAACAAAGTTAatgtataaatttgatatttatctttttaaaagaattttttccTATTTCACATCAAAATTTTAATTGTAGTAACAAATTCGATTAAGTTTGAAATTCATTATAtttgttattattgtttgaaGTATCTACTTTATCATCAGTCGGTGTTGAATGTAATAGCAATGTGTATTACATTCTTAAATAACAACATAAACTTAAATTTTGTAAATAACATTATTAAAAGAAACACTCGTAATAtttgaatataaattataaaacgataagaaaaatactaaaaaaaaaaattcatcaatTGCACCCAATAAATGGGGGTAGAATGCAATAAGATTCCTTTCCGGGTGGCATTTCTTTTCACAGCTTTTGAGTTAAAAAAGCATGCTAGCTTTAAAGTATGGGTTGGTTTGATTTcaataggaaaagaaaaaaataagtaaCGCCTTTGGTCGACTTTATCACATGTGATACAACCTTAAGAGTCATATAAACAATGGCCACTTGGGCAGGGCGTGTGGACGGCGGAGGAAAGGACAGTTTGTAACTTTTAACCCAACCAATGCTTCCATTGGCATTTGGCATTACCAAATATCCTTCCTCTCACCTTCCTCCTTCCACTTTTAATGTCTAACCAACTATAACACGACATTAATATATTGTAAATAATACACTAACAACATGTCTCAAATCTTTATTCCCATTTACCCAAATTCCTTAATCTTTGTCTTGTAAAAACAAACATTTCAAACAAAGAATTATTACTTTTAAAACAGGTTGATTTGCATCATTGAATTCGCCATCAATTATGTACATCATTCATTTTTTACTATTAAACGTTAAAATGAGGTAAACATAGTACATCACATGTAATTATCTGATTATTCATtaattataatagtaaaataataaaatagatgaaatttttatctaATATACAATAATAAATTTACTCTTTTTTTTAGTAAAATAGGCAAAATACAGTCTAACTCCTAATACAGGGGCTTCTATGATACTTTTACTAACTTTGGAATTAATTAGGAGATATCCTTACTGTTTTTAGAATGGACCAAATCAATTACTCTATCTCGAAATAAGAAGTTGAACCAATTGAATAGATGATTTAAACCTaaacaattaattttaattataaaatcgtAAAGTTAAGATATTGAATTAGGAgtatataacaaaattaataaagagTTTAATAATAGTGAAAATGTTGATAATATTAATTTAAGATGAGGAGGTATATGTAAATATATGGAATAGCTTTTTATAAAGCATTTACGCGTAAGATTTTAGTTCTCCTTTATACATCACTTCAAGTGGGACATCGCAAATTtgactttctttctttcttttgctatataAATAGAGTTTTAATACtacaataaataatttatttttgtataATCTTACTGTGTAAATATTCAGTCAACAAATGGATAATAACCTCACTTGtttcttatttttaattatatttgaaaaattTGTTACACTTGTAATTAATTAAGAAAGGTTTAATTCAGCATCTTATCCTTATGctctttgaattttgaaatttaatccttctactaaaaatttaaaattcatttgataatactttaaagggtaaactacaaaaatagtcacttttattttccttagattacattttagtcacgtatgtttgaaatgttatttttattcacttatgttattgttttgttacgaagtggtcacttTGTCATTAAGCTCCGTTACTTCCCTAACGACAATCCTACGTGGcgtctaaattaattttaaatgccaactttgATTTTCAATTGGGACAAGAAtaggtttttaattaattaaaaattttaaattaattacaccatgaattagaaaagaaaaatcgTTCGTCTCCTTTttcctttaattttgttttccaTTTTGACTGAAAAACTATTCTCATCCCAGTtggacatccaagttggcatttaaaacccatttaggCTGCCACGTAGGATTTTCATTATGGAGGTAACGGAGCTTAACGgaaaaatgactatttcataacaaaacgataatataagtgactaaaacataacatttctatcataagtgactaaaatataatctgagGCAAACAAAAAGTGGCTATTTTGTAGTTTACCCTACTTTAAATGGGATTCTATTAAGTTTCCATGTGTTGCAATTTAATATTGATTCAAAAATTTAATTCTAATTGGATACATAGAaggactaaaatttaaaattctgaaAAGTACAGGGAGTAAGTTCAGAGGTAGACCATTTGACAGGCTAATAATCTGCAAATGGTATACACTTATCCCCTGTTTGGCACTGGTAAAAAAGAAACGCGGAAGAAAGAGAAAAGATGGGGCAGAGACAAATGAAGTGCCAAACAAGGAAAAGTGGAAAACCAGACTAAAACAGCAAAGTCAAACACAAAGAAGTCTGGTTTTATTGGCAGCCTTCTTTTTAGTGCTAACAATTCcttttcataaaaattattattacatCCATAATCCTAAAACATAttcgaattttaaaaatattattacaatagaaatatcaattaaattaaaatttcagccAAATTAAAACAATTTCTTAAAAAATTTCTTTACTTTAATATCTCAGAAAACTATTTGGTGTcattgaagaagaaagaagaagaagaagactcCTTAAACTATACATATAATCATATATCCAAAAGCTTGATTCCATCTTGCCAAGCTTTTttcatttataatattaaaaaggtAGTATTATTTTTACCCTTTCACAAAAAAAGCTTCGAAAATGTTCCCCTCTTGAGTCCACCCACCCTCTCTCTctcttgcttttttttttttcccttcctTTTTTTGTTTATTCAATTGCTTGTGCAAACTAATAAAAGCTCCTTATAacaagaagaagaggaagaagaagagctACAAACAagtggaagaagaaaagaaggaaaaaaaaaaaacagagctTTTTTAGATGATACAAGCAGCTTCACCTAGAAGCAGAAGAAGCAAGGCCATATTTTGGCCTTTGAATTGATCTTTTTCACGGTGATTCTTTAATACCCAGAGTTTGTTTTTtgcttctgttttttttttttgtggcttTCAGGGTTTTAGAGTTTAGGGTTGTGGTTTAAATAGGTTTTTCTTTAATGATAGATATATTTTTTGGGGTTTTTGATgcttcagagtttgagtttggaAAAAGAGGTGACCGAGAATTTGATGCTGAAGAGAAATTAGTGAAGCCAAATTAGAGATTTTGTAGAATTTTATTTTCTATGGATCGACTGTGCTGCTTTAGTTCATCTCAGGTAAACCATATTTCTGTTTCTAAGAGTTTTCATGATGAtcccatgtttttttttttttttggtaaataaaacttaaattaattgtgACCAAGATTTTAGTTGTTTATGGATTTTGGTTGTGTGGTTAGTTTTTAGGTTTCCTTGCTTGATTTCAATAGGTTTCTTGTGTGTGCTAATTAGGAGTGTATGAATTTGTGTTGATACCAAGTTTCTACTATAATTAGAATTGAATATCTCTTCTGCTTATTATGAAGATTTGGTTATTCATGTTAGATTTGAGTCATCAATATGTTTTTTCTCTGTAAGATAATATTGCTGAAGGTTTTGAAAACTGGATTAGTATGAGGTTGCTTTTATGCAATGTGACTATGTGTGGTTCACAATGAGATTTATTGTTCTCATATTGTCATTTTAGCTTGGAGAAGGGCGTTCATATTCGAGTTCTGGTAAGGGGAAAAGCCATGAGGGTATGATAAAGTTTGGTTTCAGCCTAGTAAAAGGGAAAGCTAACCATCCTATGGAGGATTATCATGTGGCTAAGTTCATGCAGATTCAACAGCACGAGTTAGGGCTTTTTGCTATCTACGATGGTCATTTGGGAGATACTATACCATCCTATCTACAGAAGCATTTATTTGCCAATATCCTAAAGGAGGTCGGATGTGCCACATCGTTTTCAAATAGtttgcttttattatttttaagacaTCACATGCTTACATTTTCTCACTTATTATAGGAAGAGTTTTGGGTTGACCCCTCTAGAGCCATCTCCAAAGCTTATGAGAAAACAGATCAGGCAATTCTTTCACAAAGCTCAGACTTGGGTCGTGGTGGATCCACTGCTGTAACTGCAATATTGATAAATGGAATAAAACTATGGGTGGCAAACGTAGGAGATTCACGCGCTGTTCTTTCTAGTGGGGGTCAGGCAATACAGATGACAACAGATCATGAACCCAACATTGAACGAGGCAGCATTGAGAATAGAGGTGGATTCGTCTCAAATATGCCAGGTCTTCTACTGCTTCCAATTTTTAGAAGTTAATTCTTTGAGCTCGTTCACATCTACTCATATATGTTACTAACTCAATGAATGTTTTTGGTCATATCTGCTGAGTGTTTTTAAGTGGTCTTGCAGCTTCTAATACTTGATACTTGTATTTAGCTCTTAGCCTCTTTGCAATCATAGGAAGAGATAATCTCTGTCAGCTTTTCTAACCTTGTAGTAAACCATAAAGTGTTTTGTCTTTCCTTTTTCACATATCAATCACTGGTGAAGTTCTGCACTCTGTTTTATGTTTCTGTTTCTTGTTGCGTCTTTATGTTGGTTATGAAGTAAAAATGCATGAGTCATGTTAAAGCCACTACAAATTTGAAATGCCCTGTTCCATTGCATTCAGAATCTAGGTATTGCCA harbors:
- the LOC108484184 gene encoding probable protein phosphatase 2C 9 isoform X1, with product MDRLCCFSSSQLGEGRSYSSSGKGKSHEGMIKFGFSLVKGKANHPMEDYHVAKFMQIQQHELGLFAIYDGHLGDTIPSYLQKHLFANILKEEEFWVDPSRAISKAYEKTDQAILSQSSDLGRGGSTAVTAILINGIKLWVANVGDSRAVLSSGGQAIQMTTDHEPNIERGSIENRGGFVSNMPGDVPRVNGQLAVSRAFGDKSLKSHLRSDPDIQWTNINNNTDILILASDGLWKVMSNQEAVDIAKKIKDPQKASKQLIAEAVKRDSKDDISCVVVRFRG
- the LOC108484184 gene encoding probable protein phosphatase 2C 9 isoform X2, whose protein sequence is MIKFGFSLVKGKANHPMEDYHVAKFMQIQQHELGLFAIYDGHLGDTIPSYLQKHLFANILKEEEFWVDPSRAISKAYEKTDQAILSQSSDLGRGGSTAVTAILINGIKLWVANVGDSRAVLSSGGQAIQMTTDHEPNIERGSIENRGGFVSNMPGDVPRVNGQLAVSRAFGDKSLKSHLRSDPDIQWTNINNNTDILILASDGLWKVMSNQEAVDIAKKIKDPQKASKQLIAEAVKRDSKDDISCVVVRFRG